Within Candidatus Hydrogenedentota bacterium, the genomic segment AGGTCCGCGCGGAGTTCGCCGTTCAGGTAGGTGCGGATGCGGGTTCCCTTCGCCTCGATGCGGATATGGTTCCATTCGCCGTTCTTCCAGAGGCGTTTCCCCGCGTCGCTGAACGCGGCACCCGCCTGCTTGTCCTCCTTGGTCGGCTGGAGCCAGCCGCGCCGCCCCTCGTCGTAGATGCCGCAGAACCAGTCGCGGTCCTGCCCCTCGTCCTCCAGTTCGCACTGGTACCCGTGCACCCGGCCGTCCTTGTAGTCCGGCAGGCTCTGGCTGCGCACCTGAACCCCGGAGTTTAGGGACGGATGACCGAAGAACTCAACCTCCAGCTCGAAGTTGCCGAAATCGCGCTCCGTGCAAAGGAAGCTGTTGTCCGTGTTGGGGACCGAGGTTCCCACGATCTCCCCGTTCTCCACCTTGAAGAGGGCCTTGCCGCCCTTCTGCGTCCAGCCGGAGATGTCTTTGCCGTTAAACAGGCTCACCCAGCCGTCCTCCTCCGCAGGCACGGAGGTCACAGTCAGGGAAAAAACGGCAACGGCGGCAAGAAGAAGAGGGCGGCGCATGGGGGATTCCTTTCGAAGCTTCTGGAGGGATTGTGGCGGCACACGCACCCGCCATGCAACCCGGCGTCTGTTCTGAACGCTGGATAAGACCGGCGGGGGATGGGGCGTTGGCGGGAACGA encodes:
- a CDS encoding DUF1080 domain-containing protein produces the protein MRRPLLLAAVAVFSLTVTSVPAEEDGWVSLFNGKDISGWTQKGGKALFKVENGEIVGTSVPNTDNSFLCTERDFGNFELEVEFFGHPSLNSGVQVRSQSLPDYKDGRVHGYQCELEDEGQDRDWFCGIYDEGRRGWLQPTKEDKQAGAAFSDAGKRLWKNGEWNHIRIEAKGTRIRTYLNGELRADLEDGMTPSGFIGLQVHGVGKKTTPMSVRWRNLRIRELKG